The DNA sequence CTTTTATAGCGACGATAGATGACCTCTTCCATCGTTGCAAAGTCATTCGGGCCTTCTACTGTTTTTGGATGAAAAATTCTGTAATCTGCTTTGCTGGGCTTTCCGTCCTTAAAAACAACACAGGCCGAAACAGGATTCGTTCCCTGGATATTGGAGTTATCAAAACCTTCAATATGTCTAGGCTCTACAGGCATTCTCAAGAGCTTTTGCATTTCAGCCATTATCCGGTTGGTATGTCTGTCAGGATCTATGATCTGAACTTGTTTTAATTTTTCCAAGCGATATTCTTTCGCATTTTTCTCAGAAAGTTCAACGATCCTTTTTTTATCACCTACTTTAGGAACAATTAGTTTTACGTTGGGAATCTCTACGGATAAATGAAAGGGAAGTAATACTTCTTTGGAGTCAGAACCGAACTTCTGACGAATTTCGATCAATGCTTCTTCTAATATATCTTCATCACTTTCTTCAAGAATTTTTTTGATTTCGGTAGTGAAACTCTGAATGATATTTCCATTTCTGATTTTAAAGAAATTGACGTAAGCCGCAGTTTCGTCACTGGTCATTCCGAAGACATCTACATCATCGATATTCGGATTTACAACGGTATTTTTCGCCTGATAATCTTCCAGGATATCCAATCTTTCTTTAATGATCTGGGCATCTTCAAACTGTAGATTGGAAGCATGTTTCATCATCTGGCTGATCAGATAATCTTTAGCTTTTCTGAAGTCTCCTTTTATTATTCCCCTGATGGAATCAATTTTCTCATCATATTCCTCCTTACTTTCCAATCCTTCACAAGGTCCCTCACAGTTCTTAATATGGTATTCGAGACAGACTTTATACTTACCATCTTCAATTTTACTGGGAGCAAGATTTAGATTACAGGTCCTGAGTTTATAAATATGCTTTATCGTATCCAGTAATATTTTTGCAGGGCGTACTTTGGCATAAGGACCGTAGTATTCTGAACCATCTTTAATGATATTTCTCGTCAGAAAAATTCGTGGAAAAGCTTCATTCTTAATACAGATCCAGGGATAGGTTTTATCATCCTTGAGCATTACATTATAGAAAGGCTTATGCTCTTTGATCAGGTTATTTTCCAACAAAAGAGCGTCATATTCGCTGTTAACGATCGTCGTCTCCAATCGCTGGATCTTTCCAACCATTATTTTTATCCTGTAGCCTGGCAGATTCTTATTAAAATAAGAGAGAACTCTTTTCTTTAGGTTTTTTGCTTTTCCTACATACAAAAGATGATCGTTTTTATCATAGTAACGATAAACACCGGGTTCAGAAGGTAAAGTTTTGAGTTGTAATTCTAAAGAAGGATTCATATAACAAAAATACGGAATCCTATCGTGATTTAAAAGAACAAAAAAACTGTAGAATTTTCTACAGCTTTTAAAGTATCATTTTAGATTATTTTATCCATTACTCATTTCAGTGTACTCGTTCACCAAAAAACTGAAGTAATCCCATTCAGTAGATTTTTTCGGATATTTTTTCATGAATTCTGCATTGTCTCCGAAAAGGAAATCATAGTTATCTTCGAAATCATCTTTATGAAGCCACATAATTTTGTCTCCTTTTTTTACATAATAAGATTTAATAACCCCACCTCCGAGCTGAGGAGAACCTCCAATTGAAAATCCACCAGTTTCTTTTGCTCTTGGGTCATGATAAACAGAAATGATTTCACTAAAATCAGGATTGATGAGTTGCATCAAAAATTCTTTATCCTCTTTTTTATTTTTTAATGAAACGGTTTGATTGATAAAGTGAATTCGCTCTCCCGTTGTATTTTTAGTTAATTTCTTAGTTCCAAAGTTTCGGATATTTCCCATGTACTTTGCAACCTTTGCAATTTTTTCGACATTGCTGGGATATAGATACATTTCACTGATCTGGTCAGCATTAAATGCCTCATTTTTTTTAGAAATACTGTCTTTTATGGACACTTCGTAGATCTGTCCTTTTTTTGTTTCAATTTTGCCGCAAAACCCTTTGTGTGTACTTCCATCTTTTAGAATAATAGTTGAGGTCTTTTTTGGAGATGGAAGATTGAAGCCTTCATTAAAAAGATAAGTTTCCATCTTTTTAATCTGCTCTTTTGAGTATTTTACTTTGTCTTGTGCAAAGGAGGCTGTGCTTACAAAGCATAGCGCAAGTAGTAGAGTTTTAACTTTCATAGGTTATTATTTTATTGGGCGTAAAAATAATAA is a window from the Chryseobacterium sp. T16E-39 genome containing:
- the uvrC gene encoding excinuclease ABC subunit UvrC; this encodes MNPSLELQLKTLPSEPGVYRYYDKNDHLLYVGKAKNLKKRVLSYFNKNLPGYRIKIMVGKIQRLETTIVNSEYDALLLENNLIKEHKPFYNVMLKDDKTYPWICIKNEAFPRIFLTRNIIKDGSEYYGPYAKVRPAKILLDTIKHIYKLRTCNLNLAPSKIEDGKYKVCLEYHIKNCEGPCEGLESKEEYDEKIDSIRGIIKGDFRKAKDYLISQMMKHASNLQFEDAQIIKERLDILEDYQAKNTVVNPNIDDVDVFGMTSDETAAYVNFFKIRNGNIIQSFTTEIKKILEESDEDILEEALIEIRQKFGSDSKEVLLPFHLSVEIPNVKLIVPKVGDKKRIVELSEKNAKEYRLEKLKQVQIIDPDRHTNRIMAEMQKLLRMPVEPRHIEGFDNSNIQGTNPVSACVVFKDGKPSKADYRIFHPKTVEGPNDFATMEEVIYRRYKRMADEGEALPQLILIDGGKGQLSSAVKSLKLLGLYGKITIVGIAKRLEEIFFPEDSIPLYLDKKSETLKILQRVRDEAHRFGVKHHRTRRKNSTIKSELEEIPGVGEKTIELLLSKLKSVKRIKESNLETLEEILGKSKAKVIWEYFND